A stretch of Sphingobium yanoikuyae DNA encodes these proteins:
- a CDS encoding PD-(D/E)XK nuclease family protein: protein MINIKLFYDNNQPAIDFLLDNFAKWQPDSIASAAPDGALAALAGDPAFQAIAAATVRPNMFVATGNMTRESHHSNFLAWLLSPRENHGFGTDILRTLFPIFEHSRAEDIVVLREHVADLFEDEETAEKASGPRGSRPDVLVYDPVARAIAVIEVKFAAKEGDRQLERYFTWATRHFASYHGDARGWEQQLVFLTRRIPEAANCDSTGDSLVVTNLVYETLSKQLAPFAHSGAAGASAVQDYIDFLALHACPLESIHSKGATSLVVEHEPVLRALHRRRHALRREALGALAPDLAALGWVIDAAALATNTTKVRLQYLPADRDSSCWHAECGELEWGMGVFVNGPPALTGELRAASSARRAQWVTRLGQVVSNSDHKKRVLTVKLALPAQQRPFPLTTHTLPMLVDHLRVRLRTQVAEHVQRIRTDRPH from the coding sequence ATGATCAATATCAAGTTATTCTATGACAACAATCAACCTGCGATCGATTTCCTGCTCGACAATTTTGCCAAATGGCAGCCTGATTCCATCGCAAGCGCAGCGCCCGATGGCGCATTGGCGGCATTGGCCGGTGATCCGGCGTTCCAGGCAATCGCCGCGGCTACGGTGCGGCCCAACATGTTCGTCGCCACGGGCAACATGACCCGCGAATCGCATCACAGCAATTTCCTCGCCTGGCTGCTATCCCCGCGCGAAAACCATGGCTTCGGCACCGATATCTTGCGCACACTGTTTCCGATCTTCGAGCATTCGCGCGCTGAGGACATCGTCGTGCTGCGCGAACACGTCGCCGACCTGTTCGAGGACGAGGAGACCGCTGAGAAGGCCAGCGGTCCGCGCGGTTCACGACCTGACGTGCTCGTCTATGATCCGGTGGCACGCGCGATCGCCGTCATCGAGGTCAAGTTTGCGGCTAAGGAGGGTGATCGCCAGCTCGAACGCTATTTCACCTGGGCGACGCGGCATTTCGCATCCTACCATGGTGATGCACGCGGCTGGGAACAACAGCTCGTATTCCTAACCCGCCGCATCCCTGAGGCCGCGAATTGCGACAGCACCGGGGACTCGCTCGTCGTGACCAATCTCGTTTACGAGACGCTCTCGAAACAACTGGCACCGTTCGCACACAGCGGCGCCGCGGGCGCCAGCGCGGTGCAGGACTACATCGATTTCCTGGCGTTGCACGCGTGTCCGCTCGAAAGCATCCACAGCAAAGGCGCGACCTCGCTCGTCGTGGAGCACGAACCCGTGTTGCGCGCGTTGCATCGTCGTCGGCATGCGCTGCGCCGCGAAGCCCTCGGCGCGCTGGCCCCCGATCTCGCCGCACTAGGATGGGTAATCGATGCGGCGGCACTGGCCACCAATACCACTAAGGTTCGGCTTCAGTATCTCCCCGCGGATCGGGATTCGAGTTGCTGGCATGCCGAATGCGGTGAACTGGAATGGGGCATGGGCGTTTTCGTCAACGGGCCGCCTGCACTCACCGGCGAATTGCGGGCGGCTTCGTCCGCCCGGCGCGCGCAATGGGTGACCCGACTGGGCCAAGTGGTCAGCAATTCCGATCATAAAAAGCGGGTGCTTACCGTCAAACTGGCGCTGCCCGCGCAGCAACGGCCGTTCCCGTTGACCACCCATACGTTGCCGATGCTGGTCGATCACCTGCGGGTGCGGCTGCGCACCCAGGTGGCCGAGCACGTCCAGCGGATCCGCACTGATCGGCCTCACTGA